From the genome of Clostridium sp. BNL1100, one region includes:
- a CDS encoding 7-cyano-7-deazaguanine synthase codes for MNNLFINTFNCYPYEYFFENSDNMPKIDNYIAFDFFNIFCSIYYSDIMTSISGSDGGHRNIKIDIPVSDLQTWNDNKSIIEKIAKFMSEDNWDVTFLQGNYSFKECLNIKKPLDYKNVSLYSGGLDSLAGAYNNFVNNKKTIYCGYKLNTHEQHYQQETISYLQGDFDKFLFNKISGRKITPTQRTRSLLFFCLATLTAISYNIKIIYLYENGVLSLNPEGYSRQTTKTTHPKTVYLFNMLLKNIGFDVKIEHPFLFKTKGEIIKMLDTNYKNIIKLTYTCGMSRLNRNYKSSLHCGVCIPCTLRKISLAAYDLEEYDREYEIPYGINVNETKYIHRGEYKSSNEYFRLIKRKIDNREIFNEIDLRPEYYEDSDYLSLTKELLTRFSEEVDVYYSKYNII; via the coding sequence ATGAATAACTTATTTATTAACACATTTAACTGCTACCCATATGAGTATTTTTTTGAGAATTCGGACAATATGCCTAAAATAGATAATTATATTGCATTTGATTTTTTTAACATCTTTTGTTCGATTTATTATTCAGATATAATGACATCAATTAGTGGGTCTGATGGAGGACATAGAAATATAAAAATAGATATACCCGTTTCTGATTTACAAACTTGGAATGATAATAAATCAATTATAGAAAAAATAGCAAAATTTATGTCTGAAGATAATTGGGACGTTACATTTTTGCAAGGAAATTATTCTTTTAAAGAATGTTTAAATATTAAAAAACCATTAGATTATAAAAATGTTTCTCTATACTCTGGAGGCTTGGATTCTCTGGCTGGAGCATATAATAATTTCGTAAATAACAAAAAAACAATTTATTGTGGATATAAGCTTAATACACATGAACAGCATTACCAACAAGAAACTATTAGTTATCTACAAGGCGATTTTGATAAGTTTTTATTTAATAAAATTAGTGGAAGAAAAATAACTCCAACCCAAAGAACCAGGTCTTTATTATTTTTTTGTCTTGCAACTTTAACGGCAATTTCATACAATATAAAAATCATATATTTGTATGAAAATGGTGTTTTGTCTCTTAATCCTGAGGGTTATTCCAGACAGACTACAAAAACTACACACCCTAAGACAGTATATTTATTTAATATGTTACTTAAGAATATTGGATTTGATGTAAAGATAGAACACCCCTTTTTATTTAAAACAAAGGGTGAAATAATAAAAATGCTCGATACTAATTATAAAAATATTATTAAACTTACATATACATGTGGAATGTCAAGATTAAATAGAAATTATAAATCAAGTTTACATTGTGGAGTTTGTATTCCTTGTACTTTAAGGAAAATATCACTAGCTGCATATGATTTGGAAGAATATGATCGCGAGTATGAAATTCCATATGGTATAAATGTCAATGAAACAAAGTACATTCATAGAGGTGAGTATAAATCATCCAATGAATATTTTAGATTAATAAAAAGAAAAATAGATAATAGAGAAATATTTAACGAAATCGATTTAAGACCTGAATATTATGAGGACTCAGACTACTTATCGTTGACTAAAGAGCTTCTTACAAGGTTTAGTGAAGAAGTAGATGTTTATTACAGTAAATATAATATTATTTAA
- a CDS encoding TatD family hydrolase, translated as MAFIDFHVHIDFYDNPWKIINAYEDRGIYALFVTNLPEIYEKHLANYGNFKYVKLALGYHPEIISEYPLNEECFYKNLRYTNYIGEVGLDFTGCNELDKKKQVQYFKSICEIVKGKSKILSIHSRKAENIVLQILKDNDIEFAVFHWYSGSISLIKSIIDNGYYFSVNYGMLNSKSGRNILSHIPKNKILFETDGPFIRKDKKVVSPDDIPQIYKEFNEFYGINDFGDIVYYNFKKLLHDRMIKETKSKFLIEN; from the coding sequence ATGGCATTTATTGATTTCCATGTTCATATTGATTTCTATGATAATCCATGGAAAATAATTAATGCCTACGAAGATAGGGGCATCTATGCATTATTTGTAACTAATTTGCCGGAAATATACGAAAAACATTTAGCCAATTACGGTAATTTTAAATACGTAAAATTGGCTCTAGGATATCATCCAGAAATTATTAGTGAATATCCGCTTAATGAGGAATGTTTTTATAAAAACCTTAGATATACTAACTATATAGGTGAGGTAGGGTTGGATTTTACAGGGTGTAATGAATTAGATAAAAAAAAACAAGTTCAGTACTTTAAATCAATTTGTGAAATTGTAAAAGGAAAATCAAAAATCTTGTCCATTCATTCTAGAAAAGCAGAAAATATTGTTTTGCAAATTTTGAAAGATAACGATATTGAATTTGCAGTATTCCATTGGTATTCAGGAAGTATTAGCCTTATTAAGTCAATAATTGATAATGGATATTACTTTTCAGTTAATTATGGCATGCTAAATAGTAAATCTGGACGAAATATTTTAAGTCATATTCCTAAAAATAAAATTTTGTTTGAGACGGATGGACCTTTTATCAGGAAGGATAAAAAAGTGGTTTCACCCGATGATATCCCCCAAATTTATAAAGAGTTTAATGAATTTTATGGAATTAATGATTTTGGAGATATTGTATATTACAACTTCAAAAAATTACTTCATGATAGAATGATCAAAGAAACTAAATCTAAATTTCTAATTGAAAACTAA
- a CDS encoding helix-turn-helix domain-containing protein, translating into MGIDMLPEVLTPKQLAEFLQVSDQTIKRAIKAGKLNAFKVGKDWRIEKEAVKQWLTEK; encoded by the coding sequence ATGGGTATTGATATGTTACCAGAAGTTTTAACGCCAAAACAACTTGCTGAATTTTTACAAGTTAGTGACCAAACAATTAAAAGAGCAATTAAGGCCGGAAAGTTGAATGCTTTTAAGGTGGGTAAGGATTGGAGAATTGAAAAGGAAGCAGTAAAACAATGGCTCACAGAAAAATAA
- a CDS encoding DUF881 domain-containing protein gives MKVKDNFIILFIIFAIFGMLVTVQIRSTVSMQKQSALTLDYNRLKSQLDTRVKEGEQYKAQIEELEHKKEDFLKASPETNSSNSLKNELDYLKFISGLTDVTGDGVIITLNDAENPDPSSQMNYIIHDYEVYGIINDLRDAGAQAIAINDERLIATSEQICAGPTIKINKNRYAVPFEIKAIGDPDKLYSAIKDSDVVSGLIQYKKRVTVEQKNNIVIPKFMNDINGLISKLEVAENESKKEQ, from the coding sequence ATGAAGGTAAAAGACAATTTTATTATTCTATTTATCATATTTGCCATTTTTGGTATGCTAGTTACAGTACAAATAAGAAGTACTGTCAGCATGCAAAAACAGTCTGCTCTTACACTTGATTATAATAGGCTAAAAAGTCAACTGGATACAAGAGTTAAGGAAGGAGAGCAGTATAAGGCACAGATAGAAGAACTGGAACATAAAAAGGAAGATTTTCTGAAAGCTTCTCCTGAAACGAATTCCAGTAACAGTTTAAAAAATGAGCTGGATTATCTTAAATTCATATCAGGATTAACAGATGTGACCGGGGATGGTGTAATAATAACCTTAAATGATGCAGAAAACCCAGACCCTTCAAGTCAAATGAATTATATAATTCACGATTACGAGGTTTACGGTATTATAAATGATTTGAGAGATGCCGGAGCACAGGCCATAGCAATAAATGATGAAAGGCTTATTGCAACCAGTGAGCAGATTTGTGCAGGCCCTACCATAAAAATAAATAAAAACAGGTATGCAGTTCCGTTTGAAATAAAGGCAATTGGCGACCCTGACAAGTTGTATTCTGCAATAAAGGATAGTGACGTGGTAAGTGGACTTATTCAATATAAAAAGCGTGTTACTGTAGAACAGAAAAATAACATTGTTATACCAAAATTCATGAATGACATCAATGGATTGATTTCCAAGCTGGAGGTAGCAGAGAATGAAAGCAAAAAGGAGCAGTAG
- a CDS encoding DUF881 domain-containing protein, producing the protein MKAKRSSRNISIALVCVILGLALSWQFQSIRNNAKVMTLENQKKDDLVVKILNEQKNNENLRAKLNELQTQLSKFENARGNSDENLKLLSDEIQKLKTVAGLSMVKGRGVVVTFSKDDALSVEDDDLLFVLNELRATDAQALAINDQRIIDTSEVRGAGGYINVNGRHVLPPYVIKAIVDPDDAVNALNMVGGVFEQIKVFVDVSVQKSDNVEIPPIGEELIKTDKLKIVENSK; encoded by the coding sequence ATGAAAGCAAAAAGGAGCAGTAGAAACATATCCATAGCATTAGTATGTGTAATTCTTGGACTTGCACTGTCATGGCAGTTTCAAAGTATACGAAATAATGCAAAGGTAATGACATTGGAAAATCAGAAGAAAGATGATCTGGTCGTAAAAATACTAAATGAGCAGAAAAATAATGAAAATTTAAGAGCAAAGCTTAATGAATTACAAACCCAATTATCCAAGTTTGAGAATGCAAGAGGTAATTCAGATGAAAATCTAAAACTTTTGTCGGATGAAATACAAAAGCTGAAAACAGTTGCAGGGTTATCCATGGTTAAAGGAAGAGGGGTTGTTGTTACCTTCAGCAAAGATGATGCTTTAAGCGTTGAGGATGATGATCTTCTATTCGTGTTAAATGAGCTGAGAGCTACAGATGCCCAGGCACTTGCAATAAATGACCAAAGAATAATTGATACAAGTGAAGTCAGAGGAGCAGGCGGATACATAAATGTTAATGGCAGGCATGTACTTCCACCATATGTTATAAAGGCTATTGTTGATCCTGATGACGCAGTGAATGCGTTAAATATGGTCGGTGGGGTTTTTGAACAAATTAAAGTATTCGTCGACGTCAGTGTTCAGAAATCAGATAATGTTGAAATTCCTCCAATAGGTGAAGAATTAATAAAGACAGATAAACTTAAAATAGTAGAAAATAGTAAATAG
- the pdaA gene encoding delta-lactam-biosynthetic de-N-acetylase, which yields MKKNKAITVMALIVGVALIFVFFTIKKYRDSNSDSGFSDIGGVYSASSNKVDFSTELTGRLVEGNSSATEGEVSDKSSYPNDKKRCWGMARQSNNQTPRADPGTPELLSKYGAKYLGDISKKIIYLTFDEGYENGYTGQILDTLKDNNVKAAFFITGPYLKEHQDLVRRMVEEGHTVGNHTIHHPSLPEKSDTQIEEEVVGLERAFTEKFGVKMNFLRPPKGEYSERTLSITNKLGYCNLFWSFAYDDWYRDKVRGPEYTYKVVMRNLHNGEIMLLHAVSKDNADALGMIIKGARENGYEFGNVQELAN from the coding sequence TTGAAAAAAAATAAGGCGATTACCGTAATGGCTTTAATAGTAGGCGTAGCTTTGATTTTTGTATTTTTTACAATAAAGAAATATAGGGATTCAAATTCGGATTCCGGGTTTTCTGATATTGGAGGAGTATACAGTGCAAGCAGTAACAAAGTTGATTTTTCTACTGAACTGACAGGAAGACTTGTTGAAGGAAATAGCTCAGCCACAGAAGGAGAAGTATCCGATAAAAGTTCATATCCAAACGATAAAAAAAGATGCTGGGGCATGGCAAGGCAGTCAAATAATCAAACACCCAGAGCCGATCCGGGAACTCCTGAGTTGCTTTCAAAATATGGAGCCAAATATCTTGGAGATATAAGTAAAAAGATAATTTACCTTACATTTGATGAGGGCTATGAAAATGGCTATACAGGGCAAATTCTTGATACGCTAAAGGACAATAATGTAAAGGCAGCTTTTTTTATAACAGGTCCGTATCTTAAAGAGCATCAGGATTTAGTACGCAGGATGGTTGAGGAAGGACACACCGTTGGAAACCATACAATACACCACCCAAGTCTGCCGGAAAAAAGTGATACCCAAATTGAAGAGGAAGTGGTGGGCCTGGAGCGTGCTTTTACAGAAAAATTCGGTGTAAAAATGAATTTTCTCAGGCCACCAAAAGGCGAATACAGTGAACGTACCCTGAGTATTACAAATAAGCTTGGATATTGCAACCTTTTCTGGAGTTTTGCATATGATGACTGGTACAGGGATAAGGTAAGAGGTCCTGAATATACATATAAGGTAGTAATGCGTAATCTCCATAATGGTGAAATTATGTTGCTTCATGCGGTGTCTAAAGATAATGCAGATGCGTTAGGCATGATTATCAAAGGTGCACGTGAAAATGGCTATGAGTTTGGTAACGTTCAGGAGCTGGCAAATTAA
- the yqfC gene encoding sporulation protein YqfC → MAGRMSSAGKNKNKKNTKTPTVKSNKPKFREKITEMLELPKEIVLNMPKLVMLGNGDVIIENYKGIVEYAEGVIRVNTTSGIIKLTGTDIYIKEITAENIMVYGNILSLEFLK, encoded by the coding sequence ATGGCGGGGAGAATGAGTTCGGCAGGTAAAAACAAAAATAAGAAAAACACAAAAACTCCTACGGTAAAAAGTAACAAACCTAAGTTCAGAGAAAAAATTACGGAGATGCTTGAGTTACCAAAAGAGATTGTATTAAATATGCCTAAACTTGTTATGCTGGGCAACGGGGATGTTATTATCGAAAACTACAAGGGAATTGTAGAGTATGCGGAAGGAGTAATACGTGTAAATACTACGTCCGGGATTATTAAATTAACAGGTACCGATATTTATATCAAAGAGATTACTGCAGAAAATATAATGGTATACGGAAACATACTGTCACTTGAATTCCTCAAGTAA
- the yqfD gene encoding sporulation protein YqfD: protein MLIWRLWNYILGYVIIVVEGYFLEKFINICTHRQIRLWNVKWNSSSKLTMKISIKDFRMLRPVAKKSRCRVHINRKKGLPFLIYKYKNRKAFIIGSAVCIITFFIISSFIWDVSVTGNDKVSTEVILEKLYENGIKPGAFKFSINPDNIVDNIMLGINDLSRISVSVRGTRVFVNVSERVKPPDLIDKNIPCNLVAAKDGVIYSIVAKEGLETVKIGDTVTKGQLLVTGTIENVKNPEAPPLMVHSMGSVKARTWYEASSQVEQTLVKTRRTGFEKERYSLVFFTKKFKLFHRKIPYNNAEHIEVKKKLSLGKNLALPVEWVVDKYYEYELIQEKLDIDRAKQLAAEKAFKQVQEQIPQGAEIAKKNVYYTENDDGKITATVTVECIEDIGVTQMIGG from the coding sequence ATGTTAATTTGGAGGTTGTGGAATTATATACTTGGATATGTTATTATAGTAGTTGAAGGATATTTTTTGGAAAAATTTATTAATATATGTACTCATCGTCAGATTAGACTATGGAATGTAAAATGGAACAGCAGCAGCAAACTGACTATGAAAATCAGTATAAAAGATTTTAGAATGTTGCGGCCTGTTGCAAAGAAATCCCGGTGCAGAGTACATATTAACAGAAAAAAAGGTCTTCCTTTTTTAATATACAAATACAAAAACCGAAAGGCATTTATTATCGGTTCAGCTGTATGTATAATTACTTTTTTCATAATATCTTCATTTATATGGGATGTGTCAGTTACCGGAAATGACAAGGTTTCCACAGAAGTTATATTAGAAAAGCTCTATGAAAATGGAATAAAACCCGGGGCATTTAAATTCAGCATAAACCCTGATAACATAGTAGACAATATAATGCTTGGGATAAATGACCTCTCAAGGATCAGTGTTTCGGTTCGGGGGACAAGGGTTTTTGTTAATGTTTCTGAAAGGGTGAAACCTCCGGATTTAATAGATAAAAATATACCATGCAATTTGGTTGCAGCAAAGGATGGTGTTATATACTCAATAGTAGCAAAAGAAGGCCTTGAAACAGTAAAAATTGGTGATACAGTAACAAAAGGCCAGCTACTTGTTACCGGAACAATAGAGAACGTAAAAAATCCTGAAGCCCCTCCGCTTATGGTTCACTCAATGGGGTCTGTAAAAGCCAGGACATGGTATGAAGCCAGTAGTCAGGTAGAGCAAACGCTTGTTAAAACCAGAAGAACGGGTTTCGAGAAAGAAAGGTATTCTCTTGTTTTTTTTACAAAAAAATTCAAATTATTTCATAGAAAAATTCCATATAATAATGCAGAGCACATAGAGGTAAAAAAGAAACTTTCTTTAGGTAAGAATCTTGCTTTACCTGTAGAATGGGTTGTTGATAAATACTATGAGTACGAATTGATACAGGAAAAGCTTGATATTGACAGAGCAAAACAATTAGCAGCCGAAAAGGCATTTAAACAGGTACAGGAACAGATACCGCAAGGAGCAGAGATAGCTAAAAAGAATGTATACTATACCGAAAATGATGATGGTAAAATAACTGCCACAGTAACGGTAGAATGTATAGAAGACATTGGAGTTACACAGATGATAGGAGGCTAA
- a CDS encoding PhoH family protein — protein sequence MADITERSVEFYTIEHAMNIFGNYDENIKIIEEAFKVKVLTRGTSIRISGQTESVSKAETVLNKLLDIAKQGQSITRQNVLYLVGLSNEKQIEKADEILTDYVCLTAKGKQIKYKTHGQKIYVDAIKKNDIVFGIGPAGTGKTFLAVAMAVTAFRNKEVDRIILTRPAVEAGEKLGFLPGDLQNKVDPYLRPLYDGLYEIMGADLYLKYLERGMIEIAPLAYMRGRTLDNSFIILDEAQNTTPEQMKMFLTRIGFNSKAVITGDITQVDLPGDKKSGLREVTNILSDIEGISFVNLTEKDVVRHELVQKIIVAYEKHDSNKK from the coding sequence TTGGCGGATATAACTGAGAGAAGTGTAGAGTTTTATACAATTGAACATGCAATGAATATCTTTGGAAATTATGATGAAAACATAAAAATTATAGAAGAAGCATTTAAGGTAAAAGTTTTAACACGGGGTACATCCATCAGGATAAGCGGTCAGACAGAGAGCGTAAGTAAGGCTGAAACAGTTCTTAACAAGCTTCTTGACATTGCTAAACAAGGACAGTCCATTACCCGACAAAATGTGCTCTATTTGGTAGGTTTGTCTAATGAGAAACAGATAGAAAAGGCGGATGAAATTCTTACAGATTATGTTTGCCTTACCGCAAAGGGTAAGCAGATAAAATATAAAACCCATGGTCAAAAAATCTATGTGGATGCCATTAAAAAGAATGACATAGTCTTTGGTATCGGTCCTGCCGGAACTGGGAAAACTTTCCTTGCCGTAGCTATGGCTGTAACGGCATTCAGAAATAAGGAAGTGGACAGGATTATTCTGACAAGGCCGGCAGTGGAGGCTGGAGAAAAACTGGGCTTTTTACCGGGGGATTTGCAGAATAAGGTAGACCCATATTTAAGACCTTTATATGACGGTTTGTATGAGATTATGGGTGCTGACCTTTATTTAAAATATTTGGAGAGAGGTATGATTGAGATAGCACCTCTTGCATATATGAGAGGAAGAACACTGGACAATTCCTTTATAATACTGGATGAAGCCCAGAATACAACACCTGAACAGATGAAAATGTTTCTCACAAGAATCGGGTTTAATTCAAAGGCAGTTATTACCGGTGATATTACACAGGTCGATTTGCCGGGGGACAAGAAATCAGGCCTCAGGGAGGTCACCAATATACTTTCAGATATAGAAGGAATATCATTTGTTAACCTTACAGAAAAGGATGTTGTGAGGCATGAATTGGTGCAAAAGATTATAGTCGCATACGAAAAACACGATTCAAACAAAAAGTGA
- a CDS encoding HDIG domain-containing metalloprotein: protein MIKKKKGNGRLKKIARNFAFQRAFLVIITVVIAFIIIQTGALPKKYRLSVGDVSTYDITAPRDLVNEVLTEKNRISARESVEPVNKEDTKAFVEVIYKKDDFFKAVSSARDSIDKNLKQLGVGTNTRDYDVYLKQARDEAISSLTQHVSQLNIPLSTDQINYLVSKISDTELDNFEEITRRLVSDAMSEEVTESNLAIHIHRLQNSYQSEQGISQELKNIGNQLVKAILKPNRVIDEAATSKKQQEAYNNDANIVKIKKESRIISFGDVVTEDKLQLLEELNLLETKSKYDYLFSIGTLSTILFLAGLVIVFLKKYNKKIYNDRKDLLLLSLIVVIILVLARCLYPYYEGLVIPVFVGTMLVSILLNMELAVVINCVLTVGISIMIKGDNKFLFMGLICGVISAFLVTKASQRSKLSMNGILLGLINVVLVVALNFIYKSDVQTIITDSIAVFLNGLISMVLTIGLLPFLESVFNIVTPLKLLEISNPNHPLLKRLLIEAPGTYHHSLMVGNLAEIATEDIGGNALLSRAGAYFHDVGKLKRPDFFKENQLNENPHDRMTPNLSTLVITSHAKDGVDIAIKYKLPTAIRDIIKQHHGTTLVAYFFHRAMKAGGDEEIKQENFRYEGPRPQTKEAAVVMLADSVEAAVRSMTDKTEGKIEGLIRKIIKDKLDDGQLDMCQLTLSDLDTIAKSFMRVLSGYFHAREQYPEIKDALKKDIFIEEKGEYNKEKDSEDKRIGGGTKLDNN from the coding sequence ATGATAAAAAAGAAGAAAGGTAATGGCAGGCTGAAAAAGATTGCGAGAAATTTCGCTTTTCAGCGTGCTTTTCTTGTTATTATTACAGTAGTGATTGCATTCATAATAATTCAGACGGGGGCACTGCCTAAAAAATACAGATTAAGTGTAGGGGATGTGTCCACTTATGATATTACAGCACCTAGAGATTTGGTTAACGAGGTCCTGACAGAAAAAAACAGAATATCTGCAAGAGAAAGTGTTGAGCCTGTTAACAAGGAAGATACAAAAGCTTTTGTAGAGGTTATTTATAAGAAAGATGATTTTTTCAAGGCAGTTTCATCTGCCAGAGATAGTATTGATAAAAATTTAAAGCAGCTTGGTGTAGGTACAAATACCCGGGATTATGATGTGTATTTGAAACAGGCCCGTGATGAAGCAATAAGCAGCCTCACACAGCATGTATCCCAGCTAAATATACCGTTATCAACAGACCAGATAAATTATCTTGTATCCAAAATTTCAGATACAGAACTTGATAATTTTGAAGAGATTACCCGTCGGCTAGTTTCGGATGCCATGTCTGAAGAGGTAACTGAAAGCAATCTTGCTATTCACATACATAGGCTGCAGAACAGTTATCAAAGTGAACAGGGAATAAGCCAGGAACTTAAAAATATTGGTAATCAGCTTGTAAAAGCAATATTGAAGCCAAACAGGGTTATAGATGAAGCGGCTACTTCAAAGAAACAGCAGGAAGCCTACAATAATGACGCAAATATTGTAAAAATCAAAAAGGAATCAAGGATTATTAGCTTTGGTGATGTGGTAACAGAAGACAAGTTACAGCTTCTTGAAGAGTTAAATTTGCTGGAAACAAAAAGTAAATATGATTACCTTTTCTCAATAGGTACTCTTTCAACTATTTTATTTCTTGCGGGTTTGGTTATAGTGTTCCTTAAAAAATACAACAAAAAAATATACAACGACAGAAAGGACTTGTTATTATTATCCTTAATAGTTGTTATAATACTTGTTTTGGCTAGATGCCTCTATCCTTACTACGAGGGTCTTGTAATACCGGTTTTTGTAGGTACAATGCTGGTTTCTATACTTTTAAATATGGAGCTTGCCGTTGTAATAAACTGTGTACTTACAGTCGGTATTTCAATTATGATTAAGGGTGACAATAAGTTTTTGTTTATGGGCCTAATTTGTGGGGTTATTTCTGCTTTTCTTGTAACCAAAGCAAGCCAACGCAGCAAATTATCCATGAATGGAATACTACTTGGATTGATAAATGTCGTTCTTGTAGTTGCACTGAACTTTATATATAAAAGTGACGTACAAACAATTATTACGGACAGTATAGCCGTCTTTCTAAACGGACTGATTTCAATGGTACTTACTATAGGTTTATTGCCATTTTTGGAAAGTGTTTTCAATATTGTGACGCCATTAAAGCTATTGGAAATTTCCAACCCAAATCATCCTTTGTTAAAAAGATTACTGATAGAAGCACCGGGAACCTATCATCACAGTCTAATGGTAGGGAATCTGGCAGAGATAGCTACGGAGGATATTGGAGGGAATGCTTTATTGTCCAGAGCAGGTGCTTATTTTCATGATGTTGGAAAATTGAAAAGGCCGGACTTTTTCAAAGAAAATCAGTTGAACGAAAATCCCCATGACAGGATGACTCCAAACCTAAGTACTCTTGTCATAACATCACATGCCAAGGATGGAGTAGACATTGCTATAAAGTACAAGCTTCCTACTGCAATCAGAGATATAATAAAACAGCACCATGGCACAACTCTGGTAGCTTACTTTTTTCATAGGGCAATGAAAGCCGGAGGGGATGAAGAAATAAAGCAGGAGAATTTCAGATATGAAGGCCCAAGGCCCCAAACAAAAGAAGCAGCTGTTGTTATGCTGGCTGATTCAGTAGAAGCAGCCGTAAGATCAATGACAGACAAAACGGAAGGAAAAATAGAAGGCTTGATAAGAAAAATAATCAAGGATAAGCTTGATGACGGTCAGCTGGATATGTGCCAGCTTACGCTTTCAGACCTTGATACTATAGCTAAATCCTTTATGAGAGTACTCAGCGGTTATTTTCATGCAAGAGAACAATATCCTGAAATAAAAGACGCATTAAAAAAGGATATTTTTATAGAGGAAAAGGGAGAGTATAATAAGGAGAAGGATTCGGAAGATAAAAGAATAGGTGGAGGAACAAAACTTGATAATAATTGA
- the ybeY gene encoding rRNA maturation RNase YbeY → MIIIENEQNKVIVDKKIESLIEKTIKLCMKSEKLDKDYEVSVLIVDDDEIRGINKEHRDIDKSTDVLSFPMVDFKDGKLISDEGDYDLEMGELILGDIIISAETAKRQAEAYSHSFEREMAFLTAHSCFHLLGYDHMEKNEEEIMFKKQEAILKEIGLPRE, encoded by the coding sequence TTGATAATAATTGAAAATGAGCAGAATAAAGTTATAGTAGACAAAAAAATAGAAAGCCTTATAGAAAAGACAATAAAACTGTGTATGAAGTCAGAGAAGCTTGACAAAGATTACGAAGTAAGTGTTTTAATTGTAGATGACGACGAGATAAGAGGTATAAACAAAGAACATAGGGATATAGATAAATCAACAGATGTTCTATCCTTCCCTATGGTAGATTTTAAGGACGGTAAGCTTATATCGGATGAAGGGGACTATGATCTTGAAATGGGCGAGTTAATTCTGGGAGATATAATTATTTCTGCTGAAACTGCCAAGAGACAGGCGGAAGCCTACAGCCACAGTTTTGAAAGAGAGATGGCTTTCCTAACAGCACATTCATGCTTCCACCTTTTAGGATATGATCATATGGAAAAGAATGAGGAAGAGATAATGTTCAAAAAGCAGGAGGCCATTTTGAAGGAAATCGGACTTCCCAGAGAATAA
- a CDS encoding diacylglycerol kinase family protein, whose protein sequence is MKNRNLIESFNNAFQGIWYTIVNERNMKIHLITGTIVILLSLWVRVSKIELTILCLTVSMVICFELINTAVEVVVNIIVDVYHPKAKIIKDVSAGAVFVSAIFSIIIGLLILWDKIIHKLTILLA, encoded by the coding sequence ATGAAGAATAGAAATCTTATAGAAAGCTTTAATAATGCTTTTCAGGGCATTTGGTATACTATTGTAAATGAAAGAAACATGAAAATCCATTTGATAACAGGGACTATTGTAATATTACTGTCGCTGTGGGTTAGGGTTAGCAAAATTGAGCTTACTATACTATGTCTTACAGTATCAATGGTAATTTGTTTTGAATTAATTAATACAGCTGTAGAAGTTGTCGTTAACATAATAGTTGATGTTTACCACCCCAAAGCCAAGATTATTAAGGACGTTTCAGCCGGTGCCGTTTTTGTATCGGCAATTTTTAGTATTATAATAGGATTACTTATTCTGTGGGATAAAATTATACATAAATTGACTATTTTACTAGCATAG
- the cdd gene encoding cytidine deaminase, protein MNDMELASYARKAMDTAYAPYSKFKVGAALLTASGKVYTGCNVEIASFGATNCAERTAIFKAVSEEGRIKIDRIAIASEDEDYIYPCGICRQVMAEFADDEMELICTKKNGEYIKIRFGDLLPNAFRTF, encoded by the coding sequence ATGAATGATATGGAGCTAGCATCTTATGCGAGAAAGGCCATGGATACAGCGTATGCCCCTTATTCAAAATTCAAGGTGGGTGCTGCACTATTAACCGCTTCAGGTAAAGTATATACGGGCTGTAACGTTGAAATAGCTTCTTTTGGTGCAACAAACTGCGCAGAGAGAACGGCTATATTCAAGGCTGTTTCAGAAGAGGGCAGGATAAAGATTGATAGAATTGCTATAGCCAGTGAGGATGAGGACTACATATATCCTTGCGGCATTTGCAGGCAAGTAATGGCTGAATTTGCAGATGATGAAATGGAATTGATATGCACTAAAAAAAATGGTGAATATATAAAAATAAGGTTTGGGGATTTACTTCCAAACGCATTCAGAACTTTTTAA